A genomic region of Acidobacteriota bacterium contains the following coding sequences:
- a CDS encoding winged helix-turn-helix transcriptional regulator: protein MNTMDTFTAIAEPTRRIILEMLAARGKMPATDIYRGFRASPPAISQHLKVLREANLVRVEKRAQQRIYYLNPEPMRELEKWIKQFASRMEERFTALDELLEKEKTKLHPKTEKK, encoded by the coding sequence ATAAATACCATGGACACTTTCACCGCTATTGCCGAGCCGACACGCCGGATTATTCTCGAGATGTTGGCGGCACGCGGCAAGATGCCGGCAACTGATATCTACCGCGGATTTAGAGCAAGCCCGCCGGCGATCTCGCAGCATCTGAAAGTGCTCCGTGAGGCTAATTTGGTTCGGGTTGAGAAACGTGCACAGCAGCGCATTTACTATCTCAATCCCGAACCTATGCGTGAACTCGAAAAATGGATCAAGCAATTTGCAAGCCGAATGGAAGAGCGGTTTACTGCTCTCGACGAGCTGCTCGAAAAGGAAAAGACCAAATTACACCCCAAAACGGAGAAAAAATAA